The genome window TGAATGTAACGGTAATTACGGTAGATGTTTCTGTAACACAAGCCGGAACTGTGCTGACAGCCAATTCAGCCGGAGCTGTTTACCAATGGGTTGATTGCAACGGATTCACACCTCTTGCAGGACAAAATTATCAGAGCTTCAGCGTAACAGCACCCGGTAGTTATGCCGTAATCGTTACTCAGAACGGATGTACCGATACGTCTAACTGCTTCTCGATAAGCACAGGATGCGGCATCACGATTACCGGTGCCGATCTGCCTTTCAACGGCTTGTCTGTGATGCTGGCGGTTGATACAGTTACCAATGTTTCATTAGGAACAGCCGCGCCATCACAGGTGTGGGATTATTCTTCACTCACGCCTCAATATCCGAAGTTTGCCGATTATCATCTTACTTCGGCAACGCCATATGCGGGTACGTTTCCAACGTCTAATATTTATACTTACGGTCCCGGTAATTTGTACGGCAGCTTATTTGGCGGAGCACCTGTTGGCCCGGGAAATGGATACTGTTTCTGGAGAAGTGATACAAGCGGTTTTTGGGTGTCGGGATTCAGGCCGGAATCAGGAATTTGCGCAGGTATTAATGTACCCAATACTCCTGAAGAACTTGTTATTGGAGCTCCTGCATCTTACGGAAGCGTGTTTACTGCTTACGGACGCTGGGTGCTTCCGTTCAACAGGCATCCTGCCGATGTGGACACTTTTTATGTGAGGACAATTAAGAAACAGATTATTGCTGACGCCTGCGGTTCAATAACAACACCTTATGGAACGTATCCGAATGTACTGCGCGAACATGAATACATTACTGAAATTGACAGCGTGTACGGAAAAATGTACGGAATGCAGGTTTATTCGACAGAATATAAAAGAGATTCAACAAATACTTACAGCTATATTGCCAATGGTATCGGTTATCCGGTTTGTATTGTTCATTGCGATAAGCATAACATCGTTAAAGATGTGGAGTATTTTAACGGAGAATATATTGGTGTGCAAAATAGCCCGATGCCTGAATCAGGAATGCTTGTATTTCCAAATCCGTCGGATGGTAACGTAACGATTGAGATTCCCGATGGCAACAAAACCGAAAATCAGATCGCAATTTTTAATTCATTAGGAGGTCTGGTATGGAAGCAGAAAACTACTGTCGCAAATCTAACTCTTGATTTGAGCAGGTTTCCGAAAGGTATTTATTTTATTAAAGTTGATAACAACAGGAAAGCCTACTCGCAGAAGATTGTGCTGCAATAACGGGATAAAATTATTTTTCAATGGCCATCAATCAAAATGATATCATTTATTTTTTGCTGACCGACCGCTTTTATGGTCTGGCCGATAAAAGCCGCACGGATATTGACCGTTCCGATCCACGGGCGTGGCACGGTGGCAATCTCGACGGTATCATCGAAAAGATTCCATACCTCCTTAAGTTGGGCATCACTGCCGTATGGATAACACCTGTTTACCTGCAGGTGCCTTCGCTTACCGATGCCAATGGAAAATTAAGTGCCACAGCTTACCACGGCTACTGGCCGCTCGATTTCAATGCCGTTGATCCGCATCTGTATATTGATAATGGCCGTTTCCCGGAAGGTTCAAAACTCTATGTGAAAGAACTTGCCGATGCGCTGCACCTGAATGGTATCAAACTTATTCTTGATATGGTGGTGAATCATACCGGATACGGGCATCCCGCGCTTACCAATGATCCGTCGAATCCGACACCCATACGCAACGACTGGTACAACCAGCGTGGGTTGAGTTCTAACGTTGATGAAATACAAGGCGAGTTAGCAGCGCTGCCCGATATGGATCTTGATAAACCTGATGTGTGCGATTATCATATCGAAACAATTTTGTCATGGATTCGCAGCACCGGAATTGACGGTATTCGTATGGATACCGTAAAGCATGTTGAACGCGTGTTCTGGAACTTTTTTAAAACACAGGTCAAAGGAATGTTTCCCGATGTTACCCTGATAGGCGAAGTTCTTGTGTTTGATGCTGACGCCATTTCACAGTATCAGCAGCATTTTGCGTTCGACAGCCTGTTCGACTTCCCAATGCAGGAAGCCATGAACAATGCGTTTATTTACAATGGCTCGCTCAAAGCGTTTGTATCGCCTTTTGATGGCGGTACAGGCATTCTTGAAAAAGATAATCATTACACCAACCATAACAAACTCGCTACACTGCTTGATAATCACGACCTCTCAGCACGATATATGTCGCTGGCTATGCAGCAGTGCGGTAATAATAAAACGGCTGCCGCAAAGCTGTTAAAACTTGCACTCACATTCATGTTCACTATACGCGGCATACCCCAGATTTATTATGGTACCGAAACAGCAGCTGAAGGCTTCGCAGATCCCGATAACCGTCGCGATTTTAACTGGAATTTATTTGATTCGGAATACAATGTAAAGCCGGGGTTTGCAGTGGAGAAAGATATTTTTGATCTTAGCTGTGCGCTTACGCGGATGCGGAAAAGCAATCCGGTATTCTATTGCGGCAATTTTGTGTGCCTGTATGTCGATGATTTTGTTCTGGCCTTTCTGCGCTATGTAGATGATGGCGCGGCAATTACAATAATACACAACGGAAACCTGCCCATGCCCGAGAACCTGAGTATTGACGCGGCTTCTAATGGAATGATACCTGCACGGGTTTTGAAATATCTTGAAGGAAAACATTCGGTATGCCCATATACAGGCGATTCAATAGAAATACGCAACGGAGGCTTTGCTGTCAAGATGAAAGAAAAAAGTGCTGCCGTCTATATTTTTAATTGAACAATTATTAATGAATAATGAAAAATGTTCGTTTTCGGCATGAATAGAGAACATCGAACAATGAAAACTAACAATTAAACAACTCCACAATTCATAGTTCTTAATTAATAAAGTCATGTCCAAAAAATGCCAAAAAACGGACATGAGTTAAATGTCATGGGTAAAGAAGGGACATGAGGATTCTTTGCGTCTTAGCGCCTTTGCGTGAAATTCTGTTTAGTTAATAGTGAACAATACCAATCAAGACTTAAAAAACTTAACTCTTTGACTCTCTGTGCCTTCTCTGTGCGCCTCTGTGAAATAAAATAAACTGACACGGAGAAACACAGAGTTATCACGGAGTTACACAGAGAAAATCTAACCCTTGATTCGCATGAACAATTAACAGTTAACAATGAACGACTCAACAACTCCACAATTCATAGTTCTTAATTAATAAAGTCATGTCCAAAAAATGCCAAAAAACGGACATGAGTTAAATGTCATGGGTAAAGAAGGGACATGAGGATTCTTTGCGTCTTAGCGCCTTTGCGTGAAATTCTGTTTAGTTAATAGTGAACAATACCAATCAAGACTTAAAAAACTTAACTCTTTGACTCTCTGTGCCTTCTCTGTGCGCCTCTGTGAAATAAAATA of Bacteroidota bacterium contains these proteins:
- a CDS encoding alpha-amylase family glycosyl hydrolase, with translation MAINQNDIIYFLLTDRFYGLADKSRTDIDRSDPRAWHGGNLDGIIEKIPYLLKLGITAVWITPVYLQVPSLTDANGKLSATAYHGYWPLDFNAVDPHLYIDNGRFPEGSKLYVKELADALHLNGIKLILDMVVNHTGYGHPALTNDPSNPTPIRNDWYNQRGLSSNVDEIQGELAALPDMDLDKPDVCDYHIETILSWIRSTGIDGIRMDTVKHVERVFWNFFKTQVKGMFPDVTLIGEVLVFDADAISQYQQHFAFDSLFDFPMQEAMNNAFIYNGSLKAFVSPFDGGTGILEKDNHYTNHNKLATLLDNHDLSARYMSLAMQQCGNNKTAAAKLLKLALTFMFTIRGIPQIYYGTETAAEGFADPDNRRDFNWNLFDSEYNVKPGFAVEKDIFDLSCALTRMRKSNPVFYCGNFVCLYVDDFVLAFLRYVDDGAAITIIHNGNLPMPENLSIDAASNGMIPARVLKYLEGKHSVCPYTGDSIEIRNGGFAVKMKEKSAAVYIFN